In Maridesulfovibrio sp., the following proteins share a genomic window:
- a CDS encoding DUF370 domain-containing protein — protein sequence MQKQTLLNIGFGNFVVSSRVITIVNPSSSPMRRLREDARQEGRLVDATQGRKTRSIIVTDSNHVILSAIQAETIGHRYTSEESENE from the coding sequence ATGCAGAAGCAGACACTATTAAATATCGGTTTCGGTAACTTTGTAGTTTCCAGCCGGGTAATCACCATCGTAAACCCTTCCTCTTCACCTATGCGCAGACTGCGTGAGGATGCAAGGCAGGAAGGGCGTCTGGTGGACGCTACTCAAGGGCGAAAAACACGTTCCATCATCGTTACCGATTCCAACCACGTCATTCTTTCGGCTATTCAGGCGGAAACAATCGGACATCGTTATACATCCGAGGAGAGCGAAAATGAGTGA
- a CDS encoding ribonuclease H-like domain-containing protein — MLERTFCHLKGIGSSTEAKIWQAGVNDWDDILGGVAPPLSEAKIYALEEGCDESKRRLAKSDACWFADRLPASDQWRMYSHFRENVAYIDIETTGTDAHSCDITTIALWNGKDIKTYVQGKNLYDFEDEIARYPLIVSFNGKCFDVPFIEKYFGIKVEAAHIDLRFVFRALGITGGLKGIEHYFGMDRGDAEGLDGYFAVLLWNEYEMNGNERALETLLAYNVLDSVNLENLMIKGYNLHIERFPQHGVEPLTEKIEPVNPYRAHRDVVDAVRAKYSGESSYRRF; from the coding sequence ATGCTCGAAAGAACATTTTGTCACCTGAAGGGAATAGGAAGCTCCACCGAGGCCAAGATCTGGCAGGCCGGGGTGAATGACTGGGATGATATTTTAGGCGGCGTTGCTCCTCCTCTCTCAGAAGCAAAAATATATGCTTTGGAAGAAGGGTGCGATGAATCTAAACGCAGACTGGCTAAAAGTGATGCCTGTTGGTTTGCGGACCGTCTGCCGGCATCAGACCAGTGGCGGATGTATTCGCATTTCCGGGAGAATGTAGCGTATATTGATATTGAAACCACCGGGACTGATGCCCACAGTTGCGATATAACTACCATTGCTCTCTGGAATGGGAAAGATATCAAGACTTACGTTCAGGGTAAGAATTTATATGATTTTGAGGATGAAATAGCCCGTTATCCATTGATTGTAAGCTTTAACGGCAAATGTTTTGATGTGCCGTTTATTGAAAAATATTTCGGGATCAAGGTGGAAGCCGCCCATATTGACTTGCGTTTTGTTTTCCGCGCTCTGGGGATCACCGGCGGACTTAAGGGTATCGAGCATTATTTCGGTATGGATCGTGGTGATGCTGAAGGGTTGGACGGGTATTTTGCTGTGCTCCTCTGGAACGAGTATGAAATGAACGGGAATGAACGCGCCCTTGAAACTCTTCTTGCTTATAATGTTCTGGACAGTGTGAATCTGGAAAATCTTATGATCAAAGGATACAACCTGCACATTGAACGGTTCCCGCAGCACGGTGTTGAGCCTCTTACCGAGAAGATTGAACCGGTCAACCCATATCGTGCCCACAGGGACGTGGTGGATGCTGTCCGGGCAAAATATTCCGGAGAGAGTTCCTATAGGCGGTTTTAA
- the recJ gene encoding single-stranded-DNA-specific exonuclease RecJ codes for MPKIWKMRSEEDLPSSLPAIASELGITELLAEILWHRGFQSRADMDLFLSPGLRNLCNPTEIPGLELAAQVLADGLSQGKKMAVWGDYDVDGVTSTAVVKSLLADRGYECEHYLPNRLEEGYGLNVAGIRKLHEQGIEMLLTVDCGITNNAEIAAANELGLTVVVSDHHLPGEELPPAAAICNPRLTEYNGQTFEDCQCATLAGVGVAFMLMAQVNRLLPGELVDVRAYLDLVALGTIADVVELQGPNRILVKNGLLLLKEAKRPGLAALKVASGYDMFAAIGAGQVGFGLAPRINASGRMGDPGRALQLLMAEDMETARPIAKVLDELNSERRAEEDRILQEALAQAEEHIKRDSRAGLVLFSKDWHPGIIGIVASRVVERFYCPTVMLCEDGGIVKGSARSIKEFHIHEGLTTMSELFLNFGGHKLAAGMSFKAEHLSEFRERFDQAVIDKIGKKPLKASLKVDRELPLEDIDYVLLKELELMQPFGMGNPEPVFITPPVEVMERRPMGKEHVKLTLTNKDKTRKMPAKAWRMADELGSELIGATMRFAFSPKIDKFNGIPTIELTIRDYTRKRQ; via the coding sequence TTGCCCAAAATCTGGAAGATGAGAAGCGAAGAAGATTTGCCTTCTTCCCTGCCTGCTATTGCGTCTGAATTAGGCATAACTGAATTGCTTGCTGAAATATTGTGGCATAGAGGCTTTCAAAGCCGTGCCGATATGGATCTTTTCCTTTCGCCCGGATTGCGTAACCTATGTAATCCGACGGAGATTCCAGGCCTTGAGCTTGCAGCACAGGTTTTGGCAGATGGACTTAGCCAAGGTAAGAAAATGGCGGTTTGGGGCGACTATGATGTTGACGGAGTCACTTCCACAGCCGTTGTGAAATCTTTGCTCGCCGATAGAGGATATGAATGCGAGCATTATCTGCCCAACCGTCTTGAAGAAGGCTATGGCCTGAATGTTGCGGGTATTAGGAAACTGCATGAACAGGGCATTGAAATGCTCCTGACAGTTGATTGCGGCATTACCAACAATGCGGAAATTGCGGCGGCCAATGAACTTGGCCTGACTGTTGTCGTTTCCGACCATCATTTACCCGGCGAAGAACTTCCCCCGGCCGCAGCTATCTGCAATCCGCGTCTTACCGAATACAATGGCCAAACTTTTGAAGATTGCCAATGCGCCACTCTGGCAGGTGTCGGTGTTGCTTTCATGCTCATGGCACAGGTCAACAGATTGCTGCCCGGTGAGCTGGTTGACGTGCGTGCCTATCTTGATCTCGTAGCTCTCGGGACCATTGCCGATGTTGTTGAACTTCAAGGCCCGAACCGTATTCTGGTCAAGAACGGTCTTTTGCTTCTTAAGGAAGCAAAGCGTCCCGGTCTGGCTGCGCTAAAGGTTGCCAGTGGATATGATATGTTTGCGGCCATAGGTGCTGGGCAGGTCGGGTTCGGACTTGCCCCACGTATCAATGCCTCAGGCCGTATGGGTGATCCGGGGCGGGCACTCCAGTTGCTGATGGCTGAAGATATGGAAACAGCAAGGCCCATCGCAAAGGTACTTGATGAACTGAACTCTGAACGTAGAGCAGAGGAAGACCGGATTTTACAGGAAGCCCTCGCTCAGGCCGAAGAGCATATCAAACGTGACAGCCGTGCCGGGCTGGTGCTTTTTTCCAAGGACTGGCATCCGGGAATTATCGGTATTGTAGCTTCGCGCGTAGTTGAAAGATTTTATTGTCCCACGGTTATGCTTTGTGAAGATGGGGGAATTGTCAAAGGGTCGGCTCGTTCCATCAAGGAGTTTCACATCCATGAAGGTTTGACCACAATGTCTGAGTTGTTTTTAAATTTCGGTGGGCACAAACTGGCAGCCGGTATGTCATTCAAAGCAGAGCATCTTTCTGAATTTCGTGAACGTTTTGATCAGGCCGTGATCGACAAGATCGGCAAGAAGCCTCTTAAAGCCTCGCTTAAGGTCGACCGTGAGCTTCCTCTGGAAGACATCGACTACGTGTTGCTCAAGGAGCTGGAGCTTATGCAGCCCTTCGGCATGGGGAATCCGGAACCTGTTTTTATCACCCCACCGGTTGAAGTGATGGAGCGCAGACCCATGGGCAAGGAGCATGTAAAGCTGACTCTCACCAACAAGGACAAGACCCGTAAGATGCCAGCCAAGGCATGGCGTATGGCTGACGAACTCGGTTCCGAGCTCATCGGAGCCACTATGCGGTTCGCCTTTTCGCCGAAGATTGATAAGTTCAACGGTATCCCGACCATTGAACTTACCATCCGTGATTATACTCGAAAAAGACAGTGA
- a CDS encoding PilZ domain-containing protein codes for MDKFNFQYIIGLIQAEVLVPMNKFLTTLPQETLYLILAAAGLIALLAAVSAFILMRPKSNKEKAPQGPTDFVQFFQKTGTIMDIALAGQHNEVLGRAVLTAVKPDSIRMEIIEENGISMLNPPAEITLMFPPEKSMSGKVNSFRSKISSLKCDKDGCGRMTLTPPSKFALIKRRRHKRKRVVDQQFIRVKLWLGTADSNDTSFIDRIPDLAVNSYDPRSTGHEENQVINISKGGIGVGASAGLVESKFNTDDDVLISIFMFNFRQKIFKPYWYAGKIRTIERMDSSTCRVGVEFTGSGKMRDENEQHIDWTRM; via the coding sequence ATGGATAAATTTAATTTTCAATACATCATTGGACTGATTCAGGCGGAAGTGCTCGTTCCTATGAACAAATTTCTGACCACACTGCCCCAGGAAACATTGTATCTCATTCTGGCTGCAGCAGGTTTGATAGCGCTGTTGGCGGCAGTTTCCGCCTTTATTCTGATGCGGCCCAAAAGCAATAAGGAAAAAGCTCCGCAGGGACCAACCGACTTCGTTCAATTTTTCCAGAAAACAGGAACAATTATGGATATAGCTCTAGCCGGCCAGCACAATGAGGTGCTGGGACGTGCTGTGCTGACAGCCGTGAAACCTGACAGTATCCGCATGGAGATTATTGAGGAAAACGGTATTTCCATGCTCAATCCTCCCGCAGAAATAACCCTTATGTTTCCACCGGAAAAAAGCATGTCCGGGAAGGTGAATTCCTTTCGCTCAAAAATCAGTTCACTGAAATGCGACAAGGATGGCTGCGGCAGGATGACCCTTACACCGCCCTCCAAATTCGCATTGATCAAACGGCGCCGTCATAAGCGGAAAAGGGTTGTTGACCAGCAGTTCATCAGAGTCAAACTCTGGCTTGGAACTGCGGACTCAAATGACACATCGTTTATAGACCGCATCCCGGATCTGGCAGTTAATTCATATGATCCCCGCTCCACAGGACACGAGGAGAATCAGGTAATCAATATATCGAAAGGCGGAATAGGCGTGGGAGCATCAGCAGGACTCGTGGAATCAAAATTCAACACAGATGACGATGTTTTGATCAGCATATTCATGTTTAATTTCCGGCAGAAAATTTTCAAACCTTATTGGTATGCCGGAAAAATCCGCACCATTGAACGCATGGACAGCAGTACATGCCGGGTTGGAGTCGAATTCACAGGCAGCGGCAAGATGCGTGACGAGAACGAACAGCATATTGACTGGACGAGAATGTAG
- a CDS encoding tetratricopeptide repeat protein, with translation MAANRIFGVFSSRKESIVGTGTTTRQTMQKTYWFAQEMDNGALEVQPLNNNNVPAGPKLTVERDTFLDNYHPEPEYYAEIVRPSMDALEGSISRGEKHRANGEGYSAEYEFGHAIDVDEENVRANFGLGLTYLERGETGRAEDIFRRLVGIGSTFEPEHKHLFNDFGINLRRNGMVDQAIEYYLKAEKISKHDENLCLNIARAYYEQGDFENCIKYIKNSLELNPNLEEGLLFWTYLKNNGYLSEEDSTLTIDLEAFEKNQKKNEGPIADLDIDF, from the coding sequence ATGGCTGCAAACCGAATTTTTGGGGTTTTTTCCTCCAGAAAAGAATCAATAGTCGGGACCGGGACCACAACCCGTCAGACCATGCAGAAAACATACTGGTTTGCACAGGAAATGGATAATGGAGCCTTGGAAGTGCAGCCTTTGAACAATAACAATGTTCCCGCAGGACCAAAACTTACTGTTGAGCGTGATACCTTTCTTGATAATTACCACCCCGAACCGGAGTATTATGCTGAAATAGTGCGCCCGAGCATGGATGCGCTTGAAGGATCAATTTCCCGTGGAGAAAAGCATCGTGCAAATGGTGAAGGCTATAGCGCAGAGTATGAATTCGGGCATGCAATTGATGTAGACGAAGAAAATGTGCGAGCCAATTTCGGACTCGGTCTGACTTATCTCGAGCGGGGGGAAACCGGGCGAGCGGAAGATATTTTTCGCCGGCTGGTCGGCATCGGGTCCACATTTGAGCCGGAGCATAAGCATCTTTTCAATGATTTCGGCATCAATCTGCGTCGAAACGGAATGGTTGATCAGGCCATTGAATATTATCTCAAAGCCGAAAAGATCAGCAAGCATGATGAGAATCTGTGCTTGAATATAGCCCGTGCATATTATGAACAGGGTGATTTTGAAAACTGCATAAAATATATAAAAAATTCTCTTGAACTGAACCCCAATCTGGAAGAGGGGCTTTTGTTCTGGACCTACCTTAAAAATAACGGCTATCTCTCAGAAGAAGATTCTACTCTGACTATAGATTTGGAAGCCTTCGAAAAGAATCAGAAGAAAAATGAAGGTCCCATAGCCGACCTTGATATTGATTTTTAG
- a CDS encoding YicC/YloC family endoribonuclease: MPISMTGFGRAEITEDKWSHVWEIRSVNSRFLDLKWRLPNSLRGYESRWEKVVRKYGSRGRVDLSLNLEVFSTELLGISLNQLQAKAMIDQLKDMAAADGVEFTPDYNRLFTISGLWRDASSEPDPDMAESISEGLEKALANWRESRKDEGADLVRDLEERFTLLKEYTEKIKVRIPEILEAKREALIERVKGNMENLGAEYIEDRMVQEVSILTDKLDVSEEITRLDAHLERIFEVLRGNKDAGKRLDFLLQETFREINTCGNKCQDVDVSRIVVEFKAELEKCREQVQNIE; the protein is encoded by the coding sequence ATGCCCATAAGTATGACCGGATTTGGTCGCGCAGAGATCACCGAAGATAAATGGAGCCATGTTTGGGAAATCCGCAGTGTGAATTCCCGTTTTCTGGATTTGAAATGGCGTCTGCCCAATTCCCTGCGCGGTTATGAATCCCGCTGGGAAAAAGTTGTCCGCAAATACGGCTCTCGTGGCCGTGTGGACCTCTCCCTTAATCTGGAAGTTTTCAGCACCGAACTGCTGGGAATCAGCCTGAATCAGCTTCAGGCCAAGGCTATGATTGACCAGCTTAAGGATATGGCTGCTGCTGACGGTGTGGAGTTTACCCCTGATTACAACCGCTTGTTCACTATTTCCGGATTGTGGCGTGATGCTTCAAGCGAACCTGATCCGGATATGGCCGAATCAATCAGTGAAGGGCTTGAAAAGGCTCTGGCTAATTGGCGCGAATCAAGAAAGGACGAAGGTGCTGACCTTGTTCGTGATCTTGAAGAGCGTTTTACTCTGCTCAAGGAATATACTGAAAAAATAAAGGTAAGAATTCCTGAGATCCTTGAAGCAAAGCGTGAAGCCCTAATTGAAAGAGTGAAGGGTAATATGGAAAACCTAGGCGCCGAATATATTGAAGACCGCATGGTGCAGGAAGTTTCGATTCTTACTGATAAACTGGATGTTTCCGAGGAAATAACCAGACTTGATGCCCATCTGGAACGTATTTTTGAAGTTCTGCGCGGTAATAAAGATGCCGGCAAGCGTCTTGACTTTCTGTTGCAGGAAACTTTCAGGGAAATCAACACCTGCGGCAACAAGTGTCAGGATGTTGATGTGAGCAGAATAGTGGTCGAATTCAAGGCAGAACTTGAAAAGTGCCGTGAACAGGTTCAAAATATTGAGTAA
- a CDS encoding class I SAM-dependent methyltransferase: MQEQSTLEMGKIHHAFMGPEEMVIDPSLYSDTSLMADVDRMSDPSVRISDSMIMGMVLKFFYCYVHKGGFDRPVPLEEVSKLCEMFSRHRSLNEPDDDIELMNYLRQWSFSLRMLADITKTSHIIRSIVTQNISPKLLEQEEYVGLDIGTGTGILLLAQHIHARRNGFKKIILYGIEYDKMVGLQSYKIFKELGIAEIILGDARDAKNYEPLTSKVVTFVSNETVAAMHQPLRREHFVSICKTLFRVLGKNIKDAAFFPEGLIAFCKDLNVSVLLAKNTAFQGPKEYHDMNLFPQGIIIEGNIVPLHQLGEELLPYLSEWAQRRLPRRW; encoded by the coding sequence ATGCAGGAACAGAGCACTTTAGAAATGGGTAAAATTCACCATGCCTTCATGGGACCGGAAGAGATGGTCATTGATCCTTCTCTATATTCAGATACATCCCTTATGGCGGATGTTGACCGCATGAGTGATCCTTCGGTTAGAATTTCCGATTCCATGATTATGGGAATGGTCCTTAAATTTTTCTATTGTTACGTACATAAGGGCGGCTTTGACAGGCCGGTTCCGCTCGAAGAAGTAAGCAAGCTTTGTGAAATGTTCAGCCGCCACCGAAGTCTCAACGAACCTGATGATGACATAGAGCTGATGAACTACCTGCGTCAGTGGTCTTTTTCTTTGCGGATGCTGGCAGACATTACCAAAACCAGTCATATCATTCGTTCTATAGTTACTCAGAATATTTCTCCAAAACTCCTTGAGCAGGAGGAATATGTCGGTCTGGATATTGGAACAGGGACCGGAATTCTTCTGCTTGCACAGCATATTCATGCCCGCCGTAATGGATTCAAGAAGATTATCCTTTACGGTATTGAGTATGATAAAATGGTCGGCCTGCAGAGTTATAAGATTTTCAAGGAACTGGGCATTGCTGAAATAATTCTCGGTGATGCGCGCGACGCTAAAAATTACGAGCCGCTGACCAGCAAGGTTGTGACTTTTGTTTCCAACGAGACCGTGGCCGCAATGCACCAGCCTTTGCGCCGTGAACATTTTGTTTCCATCTGTAAGACCCTTTTTCGAGTTCTTGGTAAAAATATCAAGGATGCGGCCTTCTTTCCGGAAGGACTGATAGCCTTTTGCAAGGATCTTAATGTTTCCGTGCTGCTGGCCAAAAATACCGCTTTTCAGGGGCCAAAAGAATATCACGATATGAATTTGTTTCCGCAAGGCATCATAATTGAAGGAAATATCGTACCCCTGCATCAGCTCGGCGAAGAACTGCTGCCCTACCTTTCCGAATGGGCACAGCGCAGGCTTCCGCGCAGGTGGTAA
- the pyrF gene encoding orotidine-5'-phosphate decarboxylase: MSELVVALDFKDAQSAIEMAEKVRGVAPWVKVGLELFCAEGPEIIVRFKEMGFKVFVDLKFFDIPNTVKGAVRSATRAGADMLSLHALGGERMAIAAREGRVEGANGTDGPLLMAITILTSMDEDDIPFPVPDGLGSAVLDLALASSQAGLDGVVCSGLEVEAIKEKCGKDFLALTPGIRPASVSDDQRRVVTPAQAVDRGSNFLVVGRPITGADDPAEAARRIVAEMEG, translated from the coding sequence ATGTCTGAATTAGTCGTTGCCCTTGATTTTAAAGATGCGCAGAGTGCCATTGAAATGGCTGAAAAAGTGCGCGGTGTGGCACCTTGGGTAAAAGTTGGTCTTGAACTTTTTTGCGCCGAAGGTCCTGAAATTATAGTTCGTTTTAAAGAAATGGGCTTTAAGGTATTTGTGGACCTGAAATTTTTCGATATTCCCAATACAGTAAAAGGCGCGGTACGCTCTGCGACACGTGCCGGGGCTGATATGCTCAGTCTGCATGCTCTTGGCGGGGAACGTATGGCAATTGCCGCCCGTGAAGGCCGTGTTGAAGGTGCAAACGGCACTGATGGCCCATTGCTCATGGCGATCACCATCCTGACCAGCATGGACGAAGACGACATTCCTTTCCCGGTTCCTGACGGACTTGGTTCCGCGGTACTTGACCTTGCTCTTGCTTCTTCTCAGGCCGGATTGGACGGTGTGGTTTGCTCCGGTCTTGAAGTTGAAGCTATTAAGGAAAAATGCGGCAAAGATTTTCTGGCCCTTACCCCGGGCATCAGACCGGCTTCCGTTTCCGATGACCAGCGTAGGGTTGTAACTCCGGCTCAAGCAGTGGACCGCGGTTCCAACTTTCTTGTTGTTGGCAGACCGATTACCGGAGCTGATGATCCTGCCGAGGCTGCCCGCAGAATTGTTGCCGAAATGGAAGGATAG
- the gmk gene encoding guanylate kinase, whose translation MSDVLTPGKKGQVLVLCAPSGTGKSTLVKKLREEFPQVGFSISCTTREPRAGEVEGEDYSFLSVEEFNEKLEAGEFAEWAEVHGNFYGTPKKPVEKMLFKGMDVLFDIDFQGCMQLMETMPDGIFVFMMPPSYGELRRRLEGRNTDTEHVINRRMMNAMKEMASAPKFEYWIVNDDLDKAYGELRAIYLAGKNRPCSNPGLLESILSTWE comes from the coding sequence ATGAGTGATGTTTTGACCCCGGGGAAAAAAGGGCAGGTGCTGGTTCTTTGCGCACCTTCAGGTACCGGGAAAAGCACCTTGGTAAAAAAGCTGCGTGAAGAGTTTCCGCAGGTTGGTTTTTCAATCTCCTGCACCACCCGTGAGCCACGCGCAGGCGAGGTTGAAGGGGAAGATTATTCTTTTCTCAGCGTTGAGGAATTTAACGAGAAGCTCGAAGCAGGGGAATTTGCTGAATGGGCAGAGGTTCACGGCAATTTCTACGGTACCCCTAAAAAGCCGGTTGAGAAGATGCTCTTTAAGGGCATGGACGTCCTATTCGATATTGATTTTCAGGGATGTATGCAGCTTATGGAAACCATGCCGGACGGGATTTTTGTTTTCATGATGCCTCCTTCTTACGGCGAGTTGCGCAGAAGGCTTGAAGGACGCAATACCGATACAGAGCATGTCATTAATCGCAGAATGATGAATGCCATGAAGGAAATGGCTTCCGCCCCCAAGTTTGAGTATTGGATCGTCAACGATGATCTGGATAAGGCTTATGGGGAGCTTAGAGCTATTTATCTTGCCGGTAAAAACCGTCCCTGTAGCAACCCGGGACTTCTGGAAAGTATTTTAAGCACTTGGGAGTAA
- a CDS encoding DEAD/DEAH box helicase — MSFDQFKFDMRLVSGIRSAGYEEPTPVQLKAIPAVLLGRDVMGLAQTGTGKTAAFVLPVLQRLLDAEAGKRGPVRVLVLSPTRELALQTHDSFIELGRQTGIRSTAVYGGAGIAKQANESRKVTIVNATPGRLLDLLERGEIDLSGVDTLVMDEADRMLDMGFMEEVQKILAALPAKRQNLMFSATMPDEISNLAQNILSDPEIIRVAVTVSADGVDHFCCPVPLHLKQSFLKVLLDEIEFTRVLVFVRTKRWARRLAGRLAKGGLAAADLHGDLSQSKRNRTLNGFKFGDFTVLVATDLAARGIDCSNISHVINYDMPDNVEIFVHRTGRTGRADSKGTAYTFVADEDKPRLAEIEEELGYGLDIFYLDKFNYSAPKPDFASHSESNGSKKRNSRSKKKYI; from the coding sequence TTGAGTTTCGACCAGTTTAAATTTGACATGCGCCTTGTCTCCGGCATTCGCAGTGCCGGGTATGAGGAACCGACCCCGGTACAGCTGAAGGCTATTCCCGCCGTACTTTTGGGGCGCGATGTCATGGGACTTGCCCAGACAGGAACGGGCAAGACCGCCGCTTTTGTTCTACCCGTGCTGCAACGGCTGCTCGATGCCGAAGCCGGTAAACGCGGTCCGGTTCGTGTGCTGGTACTTTCGCCTACTCGTGAGCTTGCCTTGCAGACCCACGACAGTTTTATAGAGCTGGGCAGGCAGACCGGAATTCGCAGTACCGCCGTCTATGGCGGTGCAGGTATTGCAAAGCAGGCTAATGAATCCAGAAAAGTTACTATTGTTAATGCCACTCCCGGCAGGCTGCTTGATCTTCTTGAGCGGGGGGAAATTGATCTTTCCGGTGTAGACACCCTTGTTATGGATGAGGCTGATCGTATGCTCGATATGGGCTTCATGGAAGAAGTGCAAAAAATATTGGCAGCACTTCCCGCCAAGCGACAGAACCTTATGTTCTCGGCTACTATGCCGGATGAAATCAGCAACCTTGCCCAAAATATTCTGAGTGATCCTGAGATCATTCGAGTGGCGGTAACGGTAAGCGCTGACGGGGTAGATCATTTTTGTTGTCCTGTTCCGCTGCATTTGAAACAGAGTTTCCTCAAAGTTCTGTTGGATGAAATTGAATTTACACGAGTACTTGTATTCGTGCGCACCAAACGCTGGGCCAGAAGGCTCGCAGGTCGTCTGGCCAAAGGTGGGCTGGCTGCTGCTGACCTGCATGGCGACCTTTCCCAGAGCAAACGTAACCGCACCCTTAACGGTTTTAAATTCGGAGATTTCACCGTACTGGTTGCTACAGATCTTGCAGCGAGAGGCATTGACTGTTCAAATATATCCCACGTTATTAATTATGACATGCCGGACAACGTGGAAATTTTCGTTCACCGTACCGGAAGAACCGGACGGGCGGATTCCAAAGGAACAGCATATACTTTTGTCGCAGATGAAGATAAGCCCCGGCTGGCTGAAATTGAAGAGGAGCTTGGTTACGGGCTGGATATTTTTTATCTGGATAAATTCAATTACAGCGCACCCAAGCCTGACTTCGCTTCCCATTCTGAAAGCAATGGCAGTAAGAAACGTAACTCCCGGTCAAAAAAGAAATATATTTAA
- the mtaB gene encoding tRNA (N(6)-L-threonylcarbamoyladenosine(37)-C(2))-methylthiotransferase MtaB: protein MKKFWITTLGCKINQYESESVRERWLSMGYEQAANDAEADEIVINSCAVTAAALSDLRQTVRAINRRNPEGKIIIAGCAAQVFAKELSELPGVAEVLPQERKYELLKLDKKPEATDGETIFQPFEIDDYERSRAVVKVQDGCSHRCTYCIVPITRGPSVSREADDVVREIRRLLDAGFREMIISGINLSHYGRGFADSFDFWDLMERIEDEFAAEWGGRVRLRISSLEPGQLNERALEVFSRSALICPQLHLSLQSGDRQVLKRMGRGHYKPEDVLVFLDKLKEIWPVFGLGADILTGFPGETVEEFQNTLEFCRKLPLSYAHVFPYSIRPGTAAAVMKGQLNGKTKKERGRILRELVEEKKNSFLQKVLEMDSLKVLFQNKAKGICEFYSTCILDEGFEEKVPRDLVEVKPVAVKDGCLLVKIK, encoded by the coding sequence ATGAAAAAATTCTGGATTACCACTTTAGGTTGCAAGATCAACCAATATGAAAGCGAATCTGTCCGAGAACGCTGGCTGAGCATGGGCTATGAGCAGGCTGCAAATGACGCGGAAGCCGATGAGATTGTAATCAATTCCTGCGCGGTGACTGCTGCGGCCCTGAGCGATCTGCGTCAGACTGTACGTGCTATAAACCGGCGCAATCCCGAAGGAAAAATAATTATCGCCGGTTGTGCGGCGCAGGTCTTTGCCAAAGAACTTTCAGAACTCCCCGGAGTGGCGGAAGTTCTGCCGCAGGAACGAAAGTACGAACTTCTCAAGCTTGATAAAAAGCCTGAAGCCACTGACGGTGAGACAATTTTTCAGCCTTTTGAAATTGATGACTACGAGCGGTCCAGAGCTGTCGTCAAAGTTCAGGATGGATGCTCACACCGCTGCACATACTGCATTGTCCCTATTACAAGAGGCCCGAGCGTTAGCCGTGAAGCTGATGACGTGGTTCGTGAAATCAGGCGTCTGCTTGATGCAGGATTTCGAGAAATGATAATCAGTGGTATCAACCTCAGTCATTACGGACGCGGTTTTGCTGATAGCTTTGATTTTTGGGATTTAATGGAGCGTATCGAAGATGAGTTCGCTGCCGAATGGGGTGGTCGGGTCAGGTTGCGGATCAGTTCCCTTGAGCCGGGACAGCTGAATGAGCGTGCTTTGGAAGTCTTTTCCAGGTCAGCACTTATCTGTCCGCAACTGCATCTTTCGTTGCAAAGCGGTGACCGTCAGGTGCTTAAGCGCATGGGGCGGGGCCATTACAAACCGGAAGACGTGCTGGTCTTTCTGGATAAGCTGAAGGAAATATGGCCAGTTTTCGGCCTTGGAGCAGATATCCTGACCGGATTTCCCGGTGAAACCGTGGAAGAATTTCAAAATACGCTTGAATTTTGCCGAAAACTTCCTCTTTCTTATGCGCACGTTTTTCCGTACTCTATTCGTCCGGGAACCGCAGCCGCAGTAATGAAAGGTCAGTTGAATGGAAAGACTAAAAAGGAAAGAGGCCGGATTCTGCGTGAACTTGTTGAAGAAAAGAAGAATTCTTTCTTGCAGAAAGTTTTAGAAATGGATTCCCTGAAAGTCCTTTTCCAAAATAAAGCAAAGGGCATCTGTGAGTTCTATTCCACATGCATTCTGGACGAAGGATTCGAAGAGAAAGTGCCCCGAGATTTAGTAGAAGTAAAACCCGTAGCTGTTAAGGACGGCTGCTTGTTGGTAAAAATAAAATAA